One genomic segment of Fibrobacter sp. UWP2 includes these proteins:
- a CDS encoding acyltransferase, whose protein sequence is MSLCSRILRKLVRTSRVRFYRCISTVKAKGKFCSIAPVLCEGKGSVTVGDGTIFGYIADADFWTSYVFLNPRNDDSKIVIGKNCQICNRFTAVSEGPGIEIGDNVLVGTSVTVMDSDFHEIDPERRLTGTPKTGKVEIADNVWIGDRVTILKGTTIGKNSVVAAGAVVSGTFPANVVIGGVPAKVIREIGG, encoded by the coding sequence ATGAGTTTGTGTTCTAGAATTCTCCGAAAGCTGGTCCGTACGTCGCGAGTGCGTTTTTACAGGTGCATTTCGACGGTCAAGGCGAAGGGCAAGTTCTGCTCTATCGCTCCCGTGCTCTGTGAAGGCAAGGGCAGCGTTACGGTCGGGGACGGCACCATTTTCGGCTATATCGCCGATGCCGATTTCTGGACTTCGTATGTCTTTTTGAACCCGCGCAACGATGATTCGAAAATCGTTATCGGCAAGAACTGTCAGATTTGCAACCGCTTTACGGCCGTCTCCGAAGGCCCCGGCATCGAGATTGGCGACAACGTGCTCGTCGGTACTTCGGTGACCGTGATGGATAGCGACTTCCACGAAATCGATCCGGAGCGCAGGCTTACGGGAACTCCGAAAACGGGGAAGGTCGAAATCGCCGATAACGTCTGGATTGGCGACCGCGTGACGATTTTGAAAGGCACGACCATCGGCAAGAATTCCGTCGTGGCGGCGGGTGCCGTTGTTTCTGGAACGTTCCCCGCGAACGTCGTCATCGGTGGCGTCCCGGCGAAGGTCATCCGGGAAATAGGCGGTTGA
- a CDS encoding O-antigen translocase — protein sequence MVDSSSKIWKLFFGSGSVTLFNTLRAFVINKLLAVFLPPAAFACVGQFVNWMSIGQATSSLAMQNGWVSLTAQNKDNLKNLHGVWRGGFRLTTFATIFTCIAAVLFCFVAPLDKMLPGVPPRLVQAAILFALPGILAMNIVTICSSVMNGLGKVRRWAVIQIVASLFQMLWVAFFLYTGRLSVLSIIATQSVVAGFFAARVASRAGFNIKTFRESALDIRGPWLSYAVMGLVPMIVAPLVLMFVRSLVGAELGWNAAGIWQGVYKISDFFASIFSAVLGVLILPRISREMTRERFGKEFYPIFARMMGFTFVFCVILFFFRSLVVSILLSESYAPAAYYMPIQLLGDLFRSGGWCFGMVLIARRETGKFLFVEVGANLLFAVATFVGIRLFEMHGPMMAYALENFVTFIVLIVVVRRLKWNIQ from the coding sequence ATGGTGGACAGTTCTTCTAAAATATGGAAGCTGTTTTTCGGCTCTGGCTCGGTGACGCTCTTTAACACGCTCCGCGCCTTTGTCATCAATAAGCTGCTTGCGGTTTTCTTGCCGCCTGCCGCATTCGCGTGCGTGGGGCAGTTCGTGAACTGGATGAGCATTGGCCAGGCCACGTCTAGTCTCGCGATGCAGAACGGCTGGGTGAGCCTGACCGCGCAGAACAAGGACAACCTGAAGAACCTTCACGGCGTGTGGCGCGGTGGGTTCAGGCTTACGACTTTCGCGACCATATTCACGTGTATCGCGGCGGTGCTTTTCTGCTTCGTCGCCCCGCTCGACAAGATGCTGCCGGGAGTCCCGCCGCGTCTTGTGCAGGCGGCTATCCTGTTTGCGCTCCCGGGAATCCTGGCCATGAATATTGTCACCATCTGCTCTTCGGTGATGAACGGGCTGGGGAAGGTGCGGCGCTGGGCGGTTATCCAGATTGTCGCTTCGCTTTTCCAGATGCTCTGGGTGGCGTTTTTCCTTTATACCGGCCGCCTTTCGGTGCTCTCCATTATCGCGACGCAGTCGGTGGTGGCGGGGTTCTTTGCGGCCCGCGTGGCGTCGCGTGCCGGGTTCAACATCAAGACGTTCAGGGAATCGGCCTTGGACATTCGCGGCCCGTGGCTTTCTTATGCCGTGATGGGGCTCGTGCCTATGATTGTGGCGCCGCTCGTGCTCATGTTCGTGCGCTCGCTCGTGGGTGCCGAACTGGGTTGGAACGCGGCCGGAATCTGGCAGGGCGTCTACAAGATTTCGGATTTCTTCGCGTCGATTTTCTCGGCGGTGCTCGGAGTGCTGATATTGCCGCGCATTAGCCGCGAGATGACCCGTGAACGCTTTGGCAAGGAATTCTACCCGATATTCGCGCGGATGATGGGATTCACGTTTGTCTTCTGCGTCATATTGTTCTTTTTCCGCAGCCTGGTCGTGTCGATTCTGCTTTCCGAAAGCTATGCCCCCGCGGCTTACTACATGCCGATTCAATTGCTGGGCGACCTTTTCCGTTCGGGCGGCTGGTGCTTTGGCATGGTGCTCATTGCCCGCCGTGAAACCGGGAAGTTCCTCTTTGTCGAGGTGGGGGCGAACCTGCTGTTCGCCGTCGCCACGTTCGTGGGCATTCGCCTGTTCGAGATGCATGGTCCCATGATGGCCTATGCGCTCGAGAACTTCGTGACGTTTATTGTGCTTATCGTTGTTGTGCGGAGGCTCAAGTGGAATATTCAATAA